A part of Thermococcus sp. JdF3 genomic DNA contains:
- a CDS encoding helix-turn-helix domain-containing protein, whose product MKLEEFLRIIAEGESERIEFKEKPTKDIHKEICALANADGGYIIIGIRKDGTPVGCDAREAREKISQALLSIIPPVNVETSIIKLEDKEFLIIKVPKSRNLCTVGGVAYIRIGNSIRPLSIQEIVMLSAELGALTWDEVPVKSLDEAKDEYIWWFFNAMEKARGRKIPREDWERYLRSIKAVKDKKLTNAGVLFFTDVDDMPYARGRIIYIEGDEPVAVKEFRGPVWKVIDDLFEELERSFKWFEVTLGAKRIRVPEYPPRAVREAIINAFAHRNYAVSSDVRIFIYPDKLLIKNPGGLMPGVDLDDPEHVPRNPVLSQLLYDSGYIEKYGYGIKMIKSECEKHGLVDVEFKSEANAFEVVFKKRTETLLDEKDKIILELLSRPRSSTELGDALGLSKPAVLERLDRLRKLGLVKRTGSGRNTRYVRA is encoded by the coding sequence ATGAAGCTGGAAGAATTCCTTAGGATAATCGCAGAGGGAGAAAGTGAGAGAATCGAGTTTAAGGAAAAACCAACCAAGGATATTCACAAAGAAATTTGTGCCCTAGCAAATGCCGACGGAGGGTACATAATTATCGGTATTCGAAAGGACGGGACACCGGTGGGATGTGACGCAAGAGAAGCCAGGGAGAAGATTTCACAAGCACTGCTCTCAATAATCCCGCCCGTCAATGTCGAAACCAGTATAATTAAGCTTGAGGACAAGGAGTTTCTGATTATAAAAGTCCCCAAGTCAAGAAACCTCTGCACGGTCGGAGGTGTGGCATACATAAGAATAGGCAATTCAATAAGGCCCCTCTCGATTCAGGAAATCGTTATGCTCTCCGCGGAGCTTGGGGCACTGACCTGGGACGAAGTGCCAGTAAAGTCCCTGGATGAGGCAAAAGATGAATACATATGGTGGTTCTTCAATGCCATGGAAAAGGCAAGGGGGAGGAAAATACCTAGGGAAGATTGGGAGCGCTATTTGAGGAGTATCAAGGCAGTTAAAGACAAAAAGCTAACCAATGCAGGGGTACTCTTTTTTACGGACGTGGACGATATGCCCTATGCCAGAGGGAGAATAATCTATATTGAAGGAGATGAACCAGTGGCGGTGAAAGAATTCCGTGGACCAGTCTGGAAGGTTATTGATGACCTCTTTGAAGAGCTGGAGAGAAGCTTTAAGTGGTTCGAGGTCACACTCGGAGCCAAAAGGATTCGGGTTCCAGAGTACCCACCCAGGGCCGTCAGAGAGGCCATAATCAATGCCTTCGCCCACAGGAACTATGCCGTTTCCAGTGATGTAAGGATTTTCATTTATCCTGACAAACTGTTGATAAAGAATCCGGGCGGCCTCATGCCGGGTGTTGACTTGGACGACCCAGAACACGTACCAAGAAACCCGGTTTTGAGCCAACTTCTTTACGATTCAGGCTATATTGAGAAATACGGATATGGGATAAAGATGATTAAAAGTGAGTGCGAGAAGCATGGTCTCGTGGATGTTGAATTCAAAAGCGAGGCAAACGCCTTTGAAGTTGTTTTTAAGAAAAGAACCGAGACCCTGCTAGACGAAAAGGACAAAATAATCCTTGAACTGCTGAGCAGGCCAAGAAGTAGTACAGAACTCGGAGATGCACTGGGTCTCTCAAAGCCTGCCGTGTTGGAGCGATTGGACAGGCTCAGGAAGCTGGGCCTGGTTAAAAGAACCGGCTCAGGAAGGAATACCCGGTACGTGAGGGCATAA